From one Cupriavidus sp. P-10 genomic stretch:
- a CDS encoding esterase-like activity of phytase family protein, whose amino-acid sequence MSRPLPALPLARLAVAAALLGALPAWADAPEAFPATLAGHAVLPAQTLLAVPKDAPADLRLSGKFTTAQRTEAPGTVEGKSNGRPTGISLPFRGQPAQGHSGIKRMADGSFWLLTDNGAGAKANSPDFMLYLNQYTVDFGTGQFRRLKTIFLHDPDKKVSFRIVHEGTKQRYLTGSDFDTESFQFAGGAIWIGDEFGPFLIKADMNGKVLAVFETMVDGNVVRSPDHPAVTTPAAPDAGIRFQVKRSKGFEGMAASPDGGKLYALLEGALWNEAAKGYESEGGKPYLRVLEFDVKRQAWTGRHWKYVLEGASHAIGDFNMIDANTGLIIERDNGEGTPDKACPAGQKRPDCFDDVAKFKRVYKVELTDANAGGPLRKIGYVDLLRIADPGKLARKPLTDGVLAFPFFTIENVDVVDATHIVVGNDNNLPFSTSREPNRADDNELVLLEVGEFLKAR is encoded by the coding sequence ATGTCCCGACCTTTGCCTGCCCTGCCGCTGGCCCGGCTCGCCGTGGCCGCCGCCCTGCTGGGCGCCCTGCCGGCGTGGGCCGATGCGCCTGAAGCCTTCCCGGCCACGCTCGCCGGCCACGCCGTGCTGCCCGCGCAAACGCTGCTGGCCGTGCCCAAGGACGCTCCGGCCGACCTGCGGCTCAGCGGCAAGTTCACCACCGCGCAGCGTACCGAGGCGCCCGGCACGGTCGAAGGCAAGTCCAATGGCCGGCCAACCGGCATCTCGCTGCCGTTCCGCGGCCAGCCCGCACAGGGCCACTCCGGCATCAAGCGCATGGCCGACGGCAGCTTCTGGCTGCTGACCGACAACGGCGCGGGCGCCAAGGCCAACTCGCCCGACTTCATGCTGTACCTGAACCAGTACACGGTGGATTTCGGCACCGGCCAGTTCCGGCGCCTGAAGACGATCTTCCTGCACGATCCGGACAAGAAAGTGTCGTTCCGCATCGTCCATGAGGGCACGAAGCAGCGCTACCTGACCGGCTCGGACTTCGATACCGAGAGCTTCCAGTTCGCGGGCGGCGCCATCTGGATCGGCGACGAGTTCGGCCCGTTCCTGATCAAGGCCGACATGAACGGCAAGGTGCTGGCGGTGTTCGAAACCATGGTCGACGGCAACGTGGTGCGCTCGCCCGACCATCCGGCGGTCACAACGCCAGCCGCGCCCGACGCTGGCATCAGGTTCCAGGTAAAGCGCTCGAAGGGCTTCGAGGGCATGGCGGCATCGCCCGACGGCGGCAAGCTGTATGCGCTGCTGGAAGGCGCGCTGTGGAACGAAGCGGCCAAGGGTTACGAGAGCGAAGGCGGCAAGCCCTACCTGCGCGTGCTGGAATTCGACGTGAAGCGGCAGGCCTGGACCGGCCGCCACTGGAAGTATGTGCTGGAAGGCGCGAGCCATGCCATCGGCGATTTCAACATGATCGACGCCAATACCGGCCTGATCATCGAGCGCGACAATGGCGAAGGCACGCCCGACAAGGCCTGCCCGGCCGGGCAGAAGCGACCGGACTGCTTCGATGATGTGGCGAAGTTCAAGCGGGTCTACAAGGTCGAGCTGACCGATGCCAACGCCGGCGGGCCGCTGCGCAAGATCGGCTATGTCGACCTGCTGCGCATTGCCGATCCGGGCAAGCTGGCGCGCAAGCCGCTGACCGATGGGGTGCTGGCCTTCCCGTTCTTCACCATCGAGAACGTCGACGTGGTCGACGCCACGCATATCGTGGTCGGCAATGACAACAACCTGCCATTCAGTACCAGCCGCGAACCGAATCGCGCGGATGATAATGAGCTGGTGTTGCTGGAGGTGGGAGAGTTTCTGAAGGCGCGGTGA
- a CDS encoding methyl-accepting chemotaxis protein, translating into MKNLGIGVRLGIGFGVVLLLSALMTVFGMMRLQQVAERTHAMMQQPLTKERLVSDWYRLMHTSVRRTTAVARSADPSLGQFFAAETKASIEGIAQLRDKLQPMLSSEAEKAAFQKILGVRDPYNNGRDKITKLKLEGLTEEANQVLEKEFVPAGDAYLAEIQKLLDIQRASIDATAREINEIYVNARNSLIGLGVVVLAIGIAFSVWLTSGITRPLHRAVAVARTVASGDLTSRIDVDSRDETGQLLQALADMNANILRIVRQVRAGTESIVSGTSQIAAGNTDLSQRTEEQASSLQQTAASMEELTSIVRQNADNARQASALAVNASDIAEKGGEVAGKVAETMEEINGASKKVVDIIAVIEGIAFQTNILALNAAVEAARAGEQGRGFAVVAGEVRSLAQRSATAAKEIKALIGDSVDRVEKGSMLVTQSGQTMEEIVAAVKRVTDIMGEISAASAEQSSGIEQVNQAVTQMDTVTQQNAALVEEAAAAAGSLEEQAQRLKEAVSTFRLAA; encoded by the coding sequence ATGAAGAATCTAGGTATCGGGGTGCGCCTCGGCATTGGTTTTGGGGTGGTATTGCTGCTATCCGCGCTCATGACGGTATTTGGCATGATGCGCCTGCAGCAGGTGGCAGAACGCACGCATGCGATGATGCAGCAGCCGCTGACCAAGGAGCGGCTGGTCAGCGACTGGTACCGGCTCATGCACACCAGCGTGCGCCGCACCACCGCGGTGGCGCGCAGCGCCGACCCGTCGCTGGGCCAGTTCTTTGCCGCCGAGACCAAGGCGTCGATCGAAGGCATCGCGCAGCTGCGCGACAAGCTGCAGCCGATGCTCAGTTCTGAAGCGGAAAAGGCCGCGTTCCAGAAGATCCTGGGCGTACGCGACCCGTACAACAACGGCCGCGACAAGATCACCAAGCTCAAGCTGGAAGGCCTGACCGAAGAGGCCAACCAGGTGCTGGAAAAAGAGTTCGTCCCCGCCGGCGACGCCTACCTCGCCGAGATCCAGAAACTGCTCGACATCCAGCGCGCCAGCATCGACGCCACCGCGCGCGAGATCAACGAGATCTACGTCAACGCCCGCAACAGCCTGATCGGGCTCGGTGTGGTGGTGCTGGCGATCGGTATTGCCTTTTCGGTCTGGCTGACCAGCGGCATCACGCGCCCGTTGCACCGCGCCGTGGCGGTGGCCCGCACCGTGGCCTCGGGCGACCTGACCAGCCGCATCGACGTCGACAGCCGCGACGAGACCGGTCAGCTGCTGCAGGCGCTGGCTGACATGAACGCCAATATCCTGCGCATCGTGCGCCAGGTGCGCGCGGGGACCGAGTCGATCGTGTCCGGCACCAGCCAGATCGCGGCGGGCAATACCGACCTGTCGCAGCGTACCGAGGAACAGGCCTCGTCGCTGCAGCAGACCGCGGCCAGCATGGAAGAACTGACCAGCATCGTGCGCCAGAACGCGGACAACGCGCGCCAGGCCAGCGCGCTGGCGGTCAATGCGTCGGATATCGCGGAGAAGGGCGGCGAAGTCGCGGGCAAGGTGGCCGAGACCATGGAAGAGATCAACGGCGCGTCGAAGAAGGTGGTCGACATCATTGCCGTGATCGAAGGCATCGCCTTCCAGACCAATATCCTGGCACTGAACGCGGCGGTGGAAGCGGCGCGCGCCGGCGAGCAGGGCCGTGGCTTTGCCGTGGTGGCGGGCGAAGTGCGCAGCCTGGCGCAGCGCAGTGCAACGGCGGCCAAGGAGATCAAGGCGCTGATCGGGGATTCGGTCGATCGCGTCGAGAAGGGCTCCATGCTGGTGACGCAGTCGGGCCAGACCATGGAAGAGATCGTCGCGGCGGTCAAGCGCGTGACCGACATCATGGGCGAGATCAGCGCGGCTTCGGCCGAGCAGAGTTCGGGGATCGAACAGGTGAACCAGGCTGTGACGCAGATGGATACCGTCACGCAGCAGAACGCGGCGCTGGTGGAAGAGGCGGCCGCGGCTGCGGGTTCGCTGGAAGAGCAGGCGCAGCGGTTGAAGGAAGCGGTGTCGACGTTCAGGCTCGCGGCCTGA
- a CDS encoding phasin family protein → MATPPNPFADFTKLMEQFRVPGLDMTAVIEARRKDIEALTEANKLAYEGMQAVMMKQQEIFTQTMQQLQAAAQQYATGGNPAEAMAKHGELVQRALHQAFENMRELAETAQKAQTEALTVIGKRAEQNVKEAGQLFQQAGKKS, encoded by the coding sequence ATGGCCACGCCTCCCAATCCTTTCGCCGATTTCACCAAGCTGATGGAGCAGTTCCGCGTGCCGGGCCTAGACATGACCGCCGTGATCGAGGCGCGCCGCAAGGACATCGAAGCCCTGACCGAGGCCAACAAGCTGGCCTACGAGGGCATGCAGGCAGTGATGATGAAGCAGCAGGAAATCTTCACGCAGACCATGCAGCAACTGCAGGCCGCCGCGCAGCAGTACGCCACCGGGGGCAATCCGGCCGAGGCGATGGCCAAGCATGGCGAACTGGTGCAGCGTGCACTGCACCAGGCGTTCGAGAACATGCGCGAGCTGGCCGAGACCGCGCAGAAGGCGCAGACCGAGGCGCTGACAGTGATCGGCAAGCGCGCCGAGCAGAACGTCAAGGAGGCTGGCCAACTGTTCCAGCAGGCTGGGAAGAAAAGCTAG
- a CDS encoding SulP family inorganic anion transporter — MPARSRNLLRATLARLMPGATELLHYRRADFGVDLQAGVSVAAVSLPISVAYAQLAGFSPVVGLYSVVLPMLAYALFGSSRQMIVGPDAATCAMIAATLSPLALPDSEAYRALSVSLTLLTGVFCVLAGKFRLGFLADFLSVPILAGLLNGVAINIAFSQLGKVTGLTLAGRDVIGQAESLLRHLGSIHWPTAALAALTLAVYFGARAWQPRAPGALFALAVATFVTWMLGLQGLGVQVVGPVPAGLPPLIAPSMPHELFGTLVPAAAALALVSLSSGLLTSRSFAARNGYSVDASQEFIGIGAASIASALSQGFAVSGSSSRTAINEAAGGRTRMVSVIGAVTVLLVLLFLTDLLAALPAAALGAILIASAFSLFDFGGLMALRRYSRSEHGIALVTVAGVVLLGVMSGILLAVAIALLRFLAQMARPGEQQLGRWNGHDGFYELAHYPEARAVPGLLIYRFESPLTFFNADFVRQRVVALATLHDARWAVIDAISIAHVDLTGATMMRDLQAQLAARGSQLVIAGRTAQLTAWLNQRGIAPDSTGILFYPSKQAALEAYHVCEARHRNADGAAATGTETTAPGPVA, encoded by the coding sequence TTGCCCGCACGTTCCCGAAACCTGCTGCGCGCCACGCTGGCGCGCCTGATGCCCGGCGCCACCGAGCTGCTGCACTACCGCCGCGCCGATTTCGGCGTGGACCTGCAGGCCGGTGTCTCGGTGGCCGCGGTCAGCCTGCCGATCAGCGTGGCGTACGCCCAGCTTGCCGGCTTCAGCCCGGTGGTGGGCCTGTACAGCGTGGTGCTGCCGATGCTGGCCTATGCGCTGTTCGGCTCGTCGCGCCAGATGATCGTCGGGCCCGACGCCGCCACCTGCGCCATGATCGCCGCGACGCTGTCGCCGCTGGCACTGCCCGACAGCGAAGCCTATCGGGCGCTGTCGGTATCGCTGACTTTGCTCACCGGCGTGTTCTGCGTGCTCGCCGGCAAGTTCCGGCTCGGCTTCCTGGCTGACTTCCTCTCGGTGCCGATCCTGGCCGGCCTGCTCAACGGCGTGGCCATCAATATCGCCTTCAGCCAGCTCGGCAAGGTCACCGGGCTGACGCTGGCCGGCCGCGACGTGATCGGCCAGGCGGAGTCGCTGCTGCGGCACCTCGGCAGCATCCATTGGCCCACCGCCGCGCTGGCCGCGCTGACGCTGGCGGTGTACTTCGGCGCCCGGGCCTGGCAGCCGCGCGCGCCAGGAGCGTTGTTCGCGCTCGCGGTAGCGACCTTTGTCACATGGATGCTGGGGCTGCAGGGGCTTGGGGTCCAGGTGGTCGGCCCGGTGCCGGCTGGCCTGCCGCCTCTGATCGCACCGTCGATGCCGCACGAGCTGTTCGGCACGCTGGTCCCGGCCGCAGCCGCGCTGGCACTGGTGTCGCTCAGCAGCGGCCTGCTGACCAGCCGCAGCTTCGCCGCGCGCAACGGCTACAGCGTCGACGCCAGCCAGGAATTCATCGGCATCGGCGCCGCCAGCATCGCCAGCGCGCTCAGCCAGGGCTTCGCGGTCAGCGGGTCGAGCTCGCGCACCGCCATCAACGAGGCCGCCGGCGGGCGCACGCGCATGGTGTCGGTGATCGGCGCAGTGACCGTGCTGCTGGTGTTGCTCTTTCTCACTGACCTGCTGGCCGCACTACCCGCAGCGGCGCTAGGCGCCATCCTGATTGCGTCGGCCTTCAGCCTGTTCGACTTCGGCGGCCTGATGGCCCTGCGCCGCTACAGCCGCAGCGAGCACGGCATCGCGCTGGTCACGGTGGCGGGCGTGGTGCTGCTGGGTGTGATGTCGGGCATCCTGCTGGCGGTCGCCATTGCCCTGTTGCGCTTCCTGGCGCAGATGGCGCGCCCCGGCGAGCAGCAGCTTGGCCGCTGGAATGGGCACGATGGCTTCTACGAACTCGCCCACTACCCCGAGGCCAGGGCAGTGCCGGGCCTGCTGATCTATCGCTTCGAATCGCCGCTGACGTTCTTCAACGCGGATTTCGTGCGCCAGCGCGTAGTGGCGCTGGCGACCCTGCACGACGCGCGCTGGGCGGTGATCGATGCCATATCGATCGCACACGTGGACCTGACCGGCGCCACCATGATGCGCGATTTGCAGGCCCAGCTCGCGGCCAGAGGGTCGCAGCTGGTGATAGCAGGTCGTACGGCGCAGCTGACCGCATGGCTGAACCAGCGCGGCATTGCGCCGGACAGCACCGGGATTCTGTTTTATCCGTCCAAACAGGCTGCGCTGGAGGCGTACCACGTCTGCGAAGCAAGGCATCGCAACGCGGATGGCGCGGCGGCAACGGGCACGGAGACAACGGCGCCAGGGCCGGTAGCCTGA
- the gdhA gene encoding NADP-specific glutamate dehydrogenase, giving the protein MNAPSLDAFLAGVARRDPNQPEFLQAVKEVMMTLWPFVERNPRYADQALLERLVEPERVIQFRVAWTDDRNQVQVNRAFRVQHSSAIGPYKGGMRFHPTVNLSVLKFLGFEQTFKNALTTLPMGGGKGGSDFDPKGKSDGEVMRFCQALVTELYRHLGPDTDIPAGDIGVGAREVGFMAGMMKKLSNQSACVFTGKGLAYGGSLMRPEATGYGTVYFAQEMLHRRGRAFDGLRVLISGSGNVAQYAAEKAIELGAKVLTLSDSGGVLHYPQGMTTEQLAEVMAFKNEERGRLVDFAARHDMNFEAGRTPWHVPADVALPCATQNELDGNDAETLLGNGVICVAEGANMPSTLEAVDRFVDAKILYAPGKASNAGGVATSGLEMSQNAMRLSWHHAEVDEKLHAIMKDIHQNCIHHGQKAGGYINYVEGANIAGFVKVADAMLAQGVI; this is encoded by the coding sequence GTGAACGCTCCTTCCCTCGACGCATTCCTGGCGGGGGTCGCCCGCCGCGACCCCAATCAACCTGAATTCCTCCAGGCAGTGAAGGAAGTGATGATGACGCTCTGGCCGTTCGTCGAGCGCAATCCGCGCTACGCAGACCAGGCGCTGCTCGAGCGGCTGGTCGAACCCGAGCGCGTGATCCAGTTCCGCGTGGCCTGGACCGATGACCGCAACCAGGTGCAGGTCAACCGCGCCTTCCGCGTCCAGCACAGCTCGGCGATCGGCCCGTACAAGGGCGGCATGCGCTTCCACCCGACCGTGAACCTGTCGGTGCTGAAGTTCCTGGGCTTCGAGCAGACCTTCAAGAACGCGCTGACCACGCTGCCCATGGGCGGCGGCAAGGGCGGCTCGGACTTCGATCCCAAGGGCAAGTCCGATGGCGAAGTGATGCGCTTCTGCCAGGCCCTGGTGACCGAGCTGTACCGTCACCTGGGCCCGGACACCGATATCCCGGCCGGCGACATCGGCGTGGGCGCGCGTGAAGTTGGCTTCATGGCGGGCATGATGAAGAAGCTGTCGAACCAGTCCGCCTGCGTGTTCACCGGCAAGGGCCTGGCTTATGGCGGCAGCCTGATGCGCCCGGAAGCCACCGGCTACGGCACCGTCTACTTTGCCCAGGAAATGCTGCACCGACGCGGCCGCGCCTTCGACGGCCTGCGCGTGCTGATCTCCGGCTCGGGCAACGTGGCGCAATACGCTGCCGAGAAGGCGATCGAACTCGGTGCCAAGGTGCTGACCCTGTCGGACTCCGGCGGCGTGCTGCACTACCCGCAAGGCATGACCACCGAGCAGCTGGCTGAAGTCATGGCCTTCAAGAACGAAGAGCGCGGCCGCCTGGTGGACTTCGCCGCGCGCCACGACATGAACTTCGAAGCCGGCCGCACCCCGTGGCACGTGCCCGCCGACGTGGCGCTGCCGTGCGCAACGCAGAACGAACTCGATGGCAACGATGCTGAAACCCTGCTCGGCAACGGCGTGATCTGCGTGGCTGAAGGTGCCAACATGCCGTCGACGCTGGAAGCGGTGGACCGCTTCGTCGACGCAAAGATCCTCTACGCACCGGGCAAGGCCAGCAACGCCGGCGGCGTGGCGACTTCCGGCCTGGAGATGTCGCAGAACGCGATGCGCCTGTCGTGGCACCACGCCGAGGTCGACGAGAAGCTGCACGCGATCATGAAGGACATCCACCAGAACTGCATCCACCACGGGCAGAAGGCGGGCGGGTATATCAACTATGTCGAGGGCGCGAATATCGCCGGCTTCGTCAAGGTGGCGGATGCCATGTTGGCGCAAGGGGTGATCTGA
- a CDS encoding DeoR/GlpR family DNA-binding transcription regulator, with product MLAEQRQKYILDQLSATGALAISELVTELDVSRETIRRDLNTLAGRGLLVLTHGGALASDRTEPDTQTRALVNAEGKRAIGVRAAELVRDGASVILDYGTTTHAVAQALHGHHNLLVYTNDLAIAQLLGRRNGNRVIVLGGELQDNEDATHGWDTIEQLSRYHTDFAFIGIGGVTPRGEICDFSRAAAELRSRMLMAADTPCVVADYTKFGRNTGVTIKHFDLAAWLITDMAPEPEIGAALKERGAKLLIA from the coding sequence GTGCTCGCCGAACAACGGCAGAAATACATCCTCGACCAGCTCTCCGCCACCGGCGCGCTGGCCATCAGCGAACTGGTGACCGAACTCGACGTATCGCGCGAGACCATCCGGCGCGACCTGAACACGCTCGCCGGCCGCGGCCTGCTGGTGCTGACCCACGGCGGCGCGCTGGCTTCTGATCGTACCGAACCCGATACCCAGACCCGTGCCCTGGTCAATGCCGAAGGCAAGCGCGCCATCGGCGTGCGCGCCGCGGAGCTGGTGCGCGACGGCGCATCGGTGATCCTGGATTACGGCACTACCACCCACGCGGTGGCGCAGGCACTGCACGGACACCACAACCTGCTGGTCTACACCAACGACCTTGCCATCGCGCAGCTGCTGGGGCGACGCAACGGCAACCGCGTCATCGTGCTCGGGGGCGAACTGCAGGACAACGAGGACGCGACCCACGGCTGGGACACCATCGAGCAGCTGTCGCGCTATCACACCGACTTTGCCTTTATCGGCATCGGTGGCGTCACGCCCCGCGGCGAGATCTGCGACTTCTCGCGCGCCGCGGCCGAGTTGCGCAGCCGCATGCTGATGGCCGCCGACACCCCGTGCGTGGTAGCCGACTACACCAAGTTCGGCCGCAACACCGGTGTGACGATCAAGCATTTCGACCTGGCCGCCTGGCTGATCACTGACATGGCGCCCGAGCCGGAAATCGGGGCGGCGCTGAAAGAGCGCGGCGCCAAGCTGCTGATTGCCTAG
- the phnY gene encoding phosphonoacetaldehyde dehydrogenase, whose translation MNAPQFPAGTISPHFRAEALRIDGQKIVRERVIEVRNPYDGTLVGTVPKATLDDVRRAFDVAQAYRSTLTRYERAAILNRAAALLRKRTEEASDLITLESGLSKKDSLYEIGRVADVLGFAATEALRDDGQLFSCDLTPHGKKRRVMTQREPLLGVICAITPFNHPMNQVAHKVAPSIATNNRMVLKPSEKVPLSAYYLADLLYEAGLPPQMLQVVTGDPREIADELITHPAVDLVTFTGGVAIGKYIASKAGYKRVVLELGGNDPLIVLADADLDRASDLAVQGSYKNSGQRCTAVKRMLVHEAVAARFTELVVEKTRAWKYGDPMDRGVDMGTVIDEEAAMLFEARVNEAVAQGARLLVGNQRNGASYAPTVIDRVDPAMTVVREETFGPVSPIITFRDVDDAIRISNGTAFGLSSGVCTNDIEAFTKIANSLHVGTVNLWEVPGYRIELTPFGGIKDSGLGYKEGVQEAAKSFTNLKTVTLPWA comes from the coding sequence ATGAACGCTCCCCAATTCCCTGCTGGCACAATCAGCCCGCACTTCCGCGCCGAGGCGCTGCGCATCGATGGCCAGAAGATCGTGCGCGAGCGCGTGATCGAGGTGCGCAACCCGTATGACGGCACGCTGGTGGGCACCGTGCCCAAGGCCACGCTCGACGACGTGCGCCGCGCCTTCGACGTGGCGCAGGCGTACCGCTCCACACTGACGCGCTACGAGCGCGCCGCCATCCTGAACCGCGCCGCGGCCCTGCTGCGCAAGCGCACCGAAGAAGCGTCGGACCTGATCACGCTGGAGTCCGGCCTGTCCAAGAAGGATTCGCTGTACGAGATCGGCCGCGTGGCCGATGTGCTCGGCTTTGCCGCCACCGAGGCGCTGCGCGACGACGGCCAGCTGTTCTCGTGCGACCTGACCCCACACGGCAAGAAGCGCCGCGTGATGACGCAGCGCGAGCCGCTGCTAGGCGTGATCTGCGCCATCACGCCGTTTAACCACCCGATGAACCAGGTGGCGCACAAGGTGGCGCCGTCGATCGCGACCAACAACCGCATGGTGCTCAAGCCGTCGGAGAAGGTGCCGCTGTCGGCGTACTACCTGGCCGACCTGCTGTACGAGGCCGGGCTGCCGCCGCAGATGCTGCAGGTCGTCACCGGCGACCCGCGCGAGATCGCCGACGAGCTGATCACCCATCCTGCCGTCGACCTCGTCACCTTCACCGGGGGTGTGGCGATCGGCAAGTACATCGCCAGCAAGGCCGGCTACAAGCGCGTGGTGCTGGAGCTGGGCGGCAATGACCCGCTGATCGTGCTGGCCGATGCCGACCTCGATCGTGCCTCCGACCTCGCGGTGCAGGGTTCGTACAAGAACTCGGGCCAGCGCTGCACCGCGGTCAAGCGCATGCTGGTGCACGAGGCGGTCGCGGCGCGCTTCACTGAACTGGTGGTCGAGAAAACCCGCGCGTGGAAATACGGCGACCCGATGGACCGCGGCGTCGACATGGGCACGGTGATCGACGAAGAGGCGGCCATGCTGTTCGAGGCGCGCGTCAACGAGGCGGTGGCGCAGGGCGCGCGGCTGCTGGTCGGCAACCAGCGCAACGGCGCCAGCTACGCGCCCACTGTGATCGACCGCGTCGACCCGGCGATGACGGTGGTGCGCGAGGAGACCTTCGGGCCGGTATCGCCGATCATCACGTTCCGCGATGTCGATGATGCGATCCGGATTTCCAACGGCACGGCGTTTGGCTTGTCTTCGGGGGTCTGCACCAACGATATCGAGGCGTTCACGAAGATCGCCAATTCGCTGCACGTCGGCACGGTGAACTTGTGGGAAGTGCCGGGCTACCGCATCGAGCTGACGCCGTTCGGCGGCATCAAGGATTCGGGGCTGGGGTACAAGGAGGGCGTGCAGGAGGCGGCCAAGAGCTTTACAAATTTGAAGACGGTGACGCTGCCCTGGGCGTGA
- the phnA gene encoding phosphonoacetate hydrolase → MPDTNDSARTITVNQRSYRWMQQPVVVVCVDGCEFDYLEASAASGSAPYLKRLLASGSSFRGACVVPTFTNPNNLSIVTGAPPAVHGICGNYFFDRSANGGRGEEVMMNDPKYLRAGTILAAFASAGASVAVVTAKDKLRRLLGHGMQGICFSSEKADQATVAENGIDGVLELVGMPVPDVYSAELSEFVFAAGVRLMETRRPDLMYLSTTDYIQHKFAPGSDGANSFYAMMDKYLARLDELGCVVALTADHGMNAKHDDATKAPNVIYLQDHLDAWLGRGVEEGGARVILPITDPYVVHHGALGSYATVYLPEGADRDALKSRLSGLPGVESVLDNAEACARFELPSDRVGDLVVTGDKHVVLGTSRSRHDLSGLDAPLRSHGGVSEQTVPLVFNRPTDGIPGKPVMRNFDIFDVALNHLH, encoded by the coding sequence ATGCCCGATACCAACGATTCCGCCCGCACCATTACCGTCAACCAGCGCAGCTACCGCTGGATGCAGCAGCCCGTCGTGGTGGTCTGCGTCGACGGCTGCGAGTTCGACTACCTTGAAGCCTCCGCCGCCAGCGGCAGCGCGCCTTACCTCAAGCGGCTGCTCGCCAGTGGCTCGTCGTTCCGCGGCGCGTGCGTGGTACCGACTTTCACCAACCCGAACAACCTTTCCATCGTCACCGGCGCGCCGCCGGCGGTGCATGGCATCTGCGGCAACTATTTCTTCGATCGCAGCGCCAATGGCGGCCGCGGCGAGGAAGTGATGATGAACGACCCCAAGTACCTGCGCGCCGGCACCATCCTTGCCGCGTTTGCCAGCGCCGGCGCCAGCGTCGCGGTGGTGACCGCCAAGGACAAGCTGCGCCGACTGCTCGGCCATGGCATGCAGGGCATCTGCTTCTCGTCCGAGAAAGCCGACCAGGCCACGGTGGCCGAGAACGGCATCGACGGCGTGCTGGAACTGGTCGGCATGCCGGTGCCCGATGTGTACAGCGCCGAGCTGTCCGAGTTCGTCTTTGCCGCCGGCGTGCGGCTGATGGAAACCCGCCGCCCGGACCTGATGTACCTGTCCACCACCGACTACATCCAGCACAAGTTCGCGCCCGGTTCGGACGGCGCCAATTCGTTCTACGCCATGATGGACAAGTACCTGGCGCGTCTGGACGAACTCGGCTGCGTGGTGGCGCTGACCGCCGACCATGGCATGAACGCCAAGCACGACGATGCCACCAAGGCGCCCAACGTGATCTACCTGCAGGACCATCTGGATGCGTGGCTCGGCCGCGGCGTGGAAGAGGGCGGCGCGCGCGTGATCCTGCCGATTACCGATCCATACGTGGTCCACCATGGCGCGCTCGGCTCGTACGCCACCGTCTACCTGCCGGAAGGCGCCGACCGCGACGCGCTCAAGTCCAGGCTGTCCGGCCTGCCGGGCGTGGAAAGCGTGCTCGACAACGCCGAGGCCTGCGCGCGCTTCGAGCTGCCGTCCGACCGCGTGGGCGACCTGGTGGTGACCGGCGACAAGCACGTGGTGCTGGGCACCAGCCGCAGCCGCCATGACCTGTCCGGGCTCGATGCGCCGCTGCGCTCGCACGGCGGCGTCTCGGAGCAGACCGTGCCGCTGGTGTTCAACCGCCCGACCGACGGCATCCCGGGCAAGCCCGTGATGCGCAATTTCGACATCTTCGACGTGGCGCTCAACCATCTGCACTGA
- a CDS encoding phosphonate utilization associated transcriptional regulator — translation MSRQAPLASEITILQSQSLTTLVQRELELRIMSGELPPGAKLNEIEVAGQLNVSRGPVREAFRALEQAGLLRTEKNRGVFVRAISVQEADEIYELRAVLDEFVGRQLAARITAEGLRELRALVEALGTASAARDLDEYTRLNFAFHDRMVELAGNGKLLDTYRRLVKELTLFRREALSGSNAAMPDSTREHRAIVSAIAARDGELAARLMREHVERGRARMHAAVDPGSASPGAAA, via the coding sequence ATGTCACGCCAAGCCCCGCTGGCGAGCGAAATCACCATCCTGCAGAGCCAATCCCTGACCACGCTGGTGCAGCGCGAACTGGAACTGCGGATCATGTCCGGCGAACTGCCGCCGGGCGCCAAGCTCAACGAGATCGAAGTCGCGGGCCAGCTCAATGTCTCGCGCGGCCCGGTACGCGAAGCGTTCCGCGCGCTGGAGCAGGCCGGCCTGCTGCGCACGGAAAAGAACCGCGGCGTGTTCGTGCGTGCCATCTCGGTGCAGGAAGCCGACGAGATCTATGAACTGCGCGCGGTGCTCGACGAGTTCGTCGGCCGGCAACTGGCGGCCCGCATCACGGCTGAGGGCTTGCGCGAACTGCGCGCGCTGGTCGAGGCGCTGGGCACCGCCAGCGCAGCCCGCGACCTGGACGAATACACGCGCCTGAACTTCGCCTTCCACGACCGCATGGTCGAGCTGGCCGGCAACGGCAAGCTGCTCGACACCTACCGGCGCCTGGTCAAGGAGCTGACGCTGTTCCGGCGCGAGGCGCTGTCCGGCAGCAACGCGGCCATGCCCGACTCCACCCGCGAGCACCGTGCCATCGTTTCGGCCATCGCCGCGCGCGACGGCGAGCTGGCCGCGCGGCTGATGCGCGAGCACGTCGAGCGCGGGCGCGCGCGCATGCATGCCGCCGTCGATCCGGGCAGCGCCAGTCCCGGCGCGGCTGCCTGA